Genomic segment of Nitrospira sp.:
CGGCCTTGTTCTGAACCGCCCTACGGATGTGCTGTTAGCAGAGGTGTTGCAGGATCTCCCGATGTTGAAGCAGACCGACCACAGGCTATTTGGAGGAGGACCGGTCGGGCGCACACAGCTGGTGTTGCTGTTCAGGCTTGGGCGGATATTGCCTGATGTACGGCACATCGTGGACAAAGTCTACCTGGGTACACCGATCGTGCTGGAACATGTCATGGCTAGCCCTAAGCCTAACGAAGCCTTCCGTGGCTTTGCTGGTTTTGCCGGCTGGGCGCCGGGGCAACTCGAATATGAGATGCATCAAGGCTCATGGGGTGTCTTGTCATCCAACGCCTTTGACATCTTCAGTAAAGATCCTAGGACGCTCTGGCCAGATAGCATCGGCCTCCTTCAGGCTCCGAGAACTATTTCCAACGAGCGGTAGCTGAATAGACTAACTGTCTGTGTGCAACTGGAAACATGGAGAAATCTAGAAAACAGGCTCCGAGAGATGTGTGCCTGGTTTTGAATGTTCTCTGGCAGGAGTAAGGTGTTGTGTGATGTGACCGGAATCCACTTCTGTAATGAGGACCCCTCTCAACATTGTAGGAAAGGTTCCGAGGGACACCCGTTTGGCCTCAAGAGTTGAAGAGGAGCGGGCATAGGGAACGGCCATGAGAAGCGACGCGGGTATTTTACCGTCCTGCCCTCTCGTCGTACACGATCCTCAATCTGACCAGAGCTCGCATTGACAGGTCCTACCGTGGGCGGTACCCTCCTCACACCATGCTCTGGAAGAAAACCACCAGACTGGACGTCTTTACGCAACAACTG
This window contains:
- a CDS encoding YqgE/AlgH family protein, coding for MLSATLAFSQQEFAPSSVHKGALLVASPSLADPNFTQTVLLILEHGQGGTLGLVLNRPTDVLLAEVLQDLPMLKQTDHRLFGGGPVGRTQLVLLFRLGRILPDVRHIVDKVYLGTPIVLEHVMASPKPNEAFRGFAGFAGWAPGQLEYEMHQGSWGVLSSNAFDIFSKDPRTLWPDSIGLLQAPRTISNER